In Nisaea acidiphila, the DNA window AGGGTACGCCGGAATTCTGGGTGTGCCGTGTGAAGCCCGGCCGGATCATGTTCGAGCTCGAAGGCGTTCCGAAGGACCTGGCCGAAGAAGCGTTCACGCTTGCTTCCGCCAAGCTCCCGGTCGATACGCGCTTCGTCACCCGGCTCGGCGAATAAGGCCGCGGGAGAGAAGAGCGATGGCAAACAAGGCAGCAACCGATCTTCGCGCCAAGACGGCCGATGAGCTGAAGACCAGCCTGGTGGACCTGAAGAAGGAGGCCTTCAACCTCCGCTTCCAGCGCGCCAACGGACAGCTGGAGAACACTGCGCGGATGCGGCAGGTGCGCCGCGAGATCGCGCGCATCAAGACGATCCTGCACGGGCAGGCCAGCGCTTAAGCCGCGCTGGAATTAGGAGACGAGAAATGCCGAGGCGAATTTTGCAGGGCACCGTGGTGAGCGACAAAGGCGACAAATCCATCGTCGTCCGCGTCGAGCGCCGCGTTATGCACCCGATCTATAAGAAGTTCATCAAGCGCTCGAAGAAATTCGCCGCGCATGACGAACAGAACGCATGCAAGGTCGGTGACATCGTGCGGATCCAGGAATGCGCGCCGATTTCCAAGCGCAAGAACTGGATCGTCGTTGAAGACGCCGGCGGCGAAGCCT includes these proteins:
- the rpmC gene encoding 50S ribosomal protein L29, with translation MANKAATDLRAKTADELKTSLVDLKKEAFNLRFQRANGQLENTARMRQVRREIARIKTILHGQASA
- the rpsQ gene encoding 30S ribosomal protein S17, with protein sequence MPRRILQGTVVSDKGDKSIVVRVERRVMHPIYKKFIKRSKKFAAHDEQNACKVGDIVRIQECAPISKRKNWIVVEDAGGEA